The Pyrococcus kukulkanii genome contains a region encoding:
- a CDS encoding alpha amylase N-terminal ig-like domain-containing protein yields the protein MYKILSFKNDKYLGKVAKVKFSTPKRGSYAYLLGNFNAFNEGSFRMKEKGNRWTITIELPEGIWYYAFSIDGNITLDFENIEKTVYRRLSYKFEKTVNVAKILSGEKFYHYPSLIYTYSLEDSIYIRFRAIKDVVKRVFLVSDKKYEMRRKARDESFEYFEAVLPKKEELEYYFEIYTADEIIDYGDFKVDFSEQMERFTPPAWIFERVFYQIMPDRFANGNPKDDSHNCTSKLSVITHHGGDLEGIIKKLDYIEELGINALYLTPIFESMTYHGYDVIDYFHVAKRFGGDRAFKQLVNELKRRDIKLILDGVFHHTSFFHPYFQDILEKGKRSKYKNFYRILDFPVVSENFLKILHSNKPLLEKYQKLKELKWNYESFFSVWLMPRLNHENPKVIDFIRTVMKYWLDRGADGWRLDVAHGVPPDLWREIRKDVPKDAYLLGEVMDDARLWLFDKFHGTMNYLLYEGILRFFVYNEITAEEFLNLLELLSVYYGPAEYTMYTFLDNHDVERFLGLVEDKRKYFCALTFLMTYKGIPAIYYGDEVGLKNMDVPSMEISRTPMEWNTEKWDKEILKTTKELIRLRRRSKALQKGIFEPVKFKDGLLIYKRALENENILVAINYSKESQHLRLPPSFEVLFQSGSFDNVDMQLGPFSSIIIKEL from the coding sequence ATGTACAAGATTCTCAGCTTTAAAAATGATAAATACCTGGGCAAAGTTGCAAAAGTAAAGTTCAGCACGCCCAAGAGGGGAAGCTATGCCTACCTCTTAGGAAATTTCAATGCATTTAATGAAGGAAGCTTTCGGATGAAAGAAAAGGGGAATAGATGGACCATAACAATCGAACTTCCAGAAGGGATCTGGTATTATGCTTTCTCCATTGATGGAAACATAACATTGGATTTTGAAAATATTGAAAAAACTGTGTATAGAAGGCTTTCATACAAATTTGAAAAAACTGTTAATGTTGCTAAAATTTTATCAGGAGAGAAATTCTATCATTATCCATCTCTAATTTATACATACTCTTTAGAGGACTCAATATACATCCGCTTTAGAGCCATAAAAGACGTTGTTAAAAGGGTGTTTTTAGTTTCAGATAAGAAATATGAAATGAGAAGAAAAGCACGAGATGAATCCTTCGAATATTTTGAAGCAGTATTGCCCAAAAAAGAGGAACTTGAGTACTATTTCGAGATTTACACAGCAGATGAAATTATTGATTACGGAGACTTTAAGGTAGATTTTAGCGAGCAGATGGAAAGGTTTACGCCACCTGCCTGGATTTTTGAGAGAGTGTTTTATCAAATAATGCCTGACCGCTTTGCTAATGGAAATCCAAAGGATGACTCGCATAATTGTACGTCAAAACTTAGTGTAATCACTCATCACGGAGGGGATCTTGAAGGTATTATAAAGAAACTTGACTACATCGAGGAACTCGGCATCAATGCACTTTACCTAACTCCAATCTTCGAGTCAATGACGTACCACGGGTATGACGTTATTGACTATTTCCATGTTGCTAAGAGGTTTGGAGGGGATAGAGCATTCAAGCAACTTGTTAATGAATTAAAAAGGAGAGACATCAAACTAATTCTCGATGGAGTATTCCATCATACGAGCTTTTTCCATCCCTATTTCCAAGATATCCTTGAAAAGGGGAAAAGGAGCAAGTACAAAAACTTTTATCGCATTCTTGATTTCCCCGTAGTTTCTGAAAACTTCTTAAAAATTCTGCACTCCAATAAACCTTTGCTTGAGAAATATCAGAAGCTTAAGGAACTCAAATGGAACTATGAGAGCTTCTTCTCGGTCTGGTTAATGCCTCGTTTAAATCATGAAAATCCAAAGGTTATAGATTTCATACGCACCGTGATGAAATACTGGCTTGATAGAGGAGCAGATGGATGGAGGTTAGATGTCGCCCATGGTGTTCCTCCTGATCTCTGGCGGGAGATTAGGAAAGATGTACCAAAGGATGCATATCTTTTGGGAGAGGTTATGGATGATGCCCGTTTGTGGCTCTTTGACAAATTCCATGGAACAATGAATTATCTCCTGTACGAGGGTATTTTGAGATTCTTTGTCTATAATGAAATTACTGCAGAAGAATTTCTTAACTTGCTTGAGCTTTTGAGTGTTTACTATGGACCAGCAGAATATACTATGTACACCTTCCTTGACAACCACGATGTGGAGCGCTTTTTAGGACTCGTTGAAGATAAGAGAAAGTACTTTTGTGCTCTAACATTCCTTATGACTTACAAGGGGATTCCAGCCATATATTATGGCGACGAAGTTGGGTTAAAGAACATGGACGTTCCTTCCATGGAAATCTCAAGGACACCTATGGAGTGGAATACTGAGAAATGGGATAAAGAAATTCTCAAGACCACAAAAGAGTTGATAAGACTAAGAAGGAGAAGCAAAGCTTTGCAAAAAGGTATTTTTGAACCGGTTAAATTCAAAGATGGATTGTTAATTTATAAAAGAGCGTTAGAGAACGAAAACATCTTAGTAGCAATTAACTATTCAAAGGAAAGCCAACATCTAAGGTTACCACCTTCCTTTGAAGTACTATTCCAGAGTGGATCATTTGATAATGTTGATATGCAACTGGGACCATTTTCTAGTATTATTATCAAGGAGTTATAA
- a CDS encoding SDH family Clp fold serine proteinase, whose translation MDPLSGFLGSLIWWFLFMYILLWPQMQYRQLQLARAKLLERLSRKRNSTVITLIHRQESIGLFGIPVYKFISIEDSEEVLRAIRMAPKDKPIDLIIHTPGGLVLAATQIAKALKDHPAETRVIVPHYAMSGGTLIALAADKIIMDPHAVLGPVDPQLGQYPAPSILRAVEKKGADKVDDQTLILADVAEKAIRQVRDFIYDLLKDKYGEEKAKELAQILTEGKWTHDYPITVEEARKLGLNVSTDVPEEVYALMELYKQPVRQRGTVEFVPYPVKQESGKQ comes from the coding sequence ATGGATCCGCTTAGTGGGTTCCTTGGCTCGCTGATATGGTGGTTCCTATTCATGTACATCCTACTGTGGCCTCAGATGCAGTATAGGCAACTCCAGCTTGCAAGGGCAAAATTGCTTGAAAGGCTATCAAGGAAAAGGAACTCCACTGTTATAACCCTGATTCACAGACAAGAGAGCATTGGACTGTTTGGAATTCCAGTGTATAAGTTCATCAGCATCGAGGATAGCGAGGAGGTTCTGAGGGCAATAAGAATGGCACCTAAAGATAAGCCTATAGATCTGATAATCCACACTCCAGGAGGATTAGTCCTTGCAGCGACTCAAATAGCTAAGGCACTAAAGGATCACCCTGCCGAGACCAGGGTTATAGTTCCCCACTACGCAATGAGCGGTGGTACTTTGATAGCTCTAGCGGCAGATAAGATAATAATGGATCCCCACGCCGTTTTGGGTCCAGTAGATCCTCAGCTTGGTCAGTATCCTGCTCCAAGTATACTTAGAGCTGTGGAAAAGAAGGGCGCTGATAAAGTAGATGATCAGACTCTTATACTGGCCGATGTTGCGGAGAAAGCGATTAGGCAGGTAAGGGATTTCATATATGACCTGCTGAAGGATAAGTACGGTGAAGAGAAGGCAAAAGAATTAGCCCAGATTTTAACCGAGGGTAAGTGGACTCATGATTATCCAATAACGGTCGAAGAAGCGAGGAAACTAGGTCTAAATGTTTCAACGGATGTTCCTGAGGAGGTCTATGCCTTAATGGAGCTGTACAAGCAACCGGTGAGACAGAGGGGAACGGTAGAGTTTGTTCCATACCCTGTGAAGCAGGAAAGTGGAAAACAGTAG
- a CDS encoding PUA domain-containing protein translates to MSGEIRVRRASSWELDLILKEAEKYGELLHEFFIIVEGRYRDVYAVNEDVWRVIENLRIRPYGAGTFVGTIKVDENLVEKFYPNIEFFSFIKIEKNYAILGPKASFLFTTGKDAPKKAVKEIKWQGSKKIVVMNEWGDVIGLGIVNPKEERRFIKNLADVGEFLRR, encoded by the coding sequence ATGAGTGGTGAGATTAGAGTTAGGAGAGCCTCTTCCTGGGAGCTTGATTTAATTTTGAAGGAAGCTGAAAAGTACGGAGAGCTTCTTCACGAATTTTTTATAATCGTTGAGGGTAGGTATAGAGATGTTTATGCCGTAAATGAGGATGTGTGGAGGGTAATAGAGAACCTCAGGATAAGACCGTATGGAGCTGGAACGTTTGTTGGAACTATAAAAGTCGATGAAAACCTCGTCGAAAAGTTTTACCCAAACATCGAATTCTTCAGCTTCATTAAAATAGAAAAGAACTACGCAATCCTGGGGCCCAAAGCGTCATTCCTCTTTACAACGGGAAAGGATGCACCTAAAAAGGCCGTTAAAGAAATAAAATGGCAAGGAAGCAAGAAAATAGTTGTGATGAACGAATGGGGAGATGTAATAGGGTTGGGAATAGTAAATCCAAAAGAAGAAAGAAGGTTCATAAAGAACCTAGCGGATGTTGGTGAGTTTCTTAGGAGATAA
- a CDS encoding DUF7411 family protein: MMKEVYHLFSGGKDSSLAAWILSRMGYEVKLVTVTFGLLDNWKFAKETAEILGFEHEVVKVPREILEEAVRMCIEDGRPGRAIQYIHERALELIASREEVERISDGTRRDDRVPFLDLGKARSLEDRFNVAYIRPLLGLGYKTIRELVNEIFIVKEEESEKLEKGDYETELRHALREKGINPRDIFPPRHVQSRVVGLR, encoded by the coding sequence ATGATGAAGGAAGTCTACCACTTATTCAGCGGGGGGAAGGATTCTTCACTGGCAGCATGGATACTTTCAAGGATGGGGTATGAGGTTAAGCTTGTCACAGTGACGTTCGGCCTTCTCGATAACTGGAAGTTCGCAAAGGAAACTGCAGAGATACTTGGATTTGAGCACGAAGTAGTTAAAGTCCCCAGGGAGATCCTAGAGGAAGCAGTGAGAATGTGTATCGAGGATGGGAGGCCGGGGAGGGCAATTCAATACATCCATGAGAGGGCCCTGGAGCTGATAGCCTCTAGGGAAGAAGTAGAGAGGATTAGCGATGGAACAAGGAGGGATGACAGGGTTCCATTCTTAGACCTAGGAAAGGCCCGTTCGCTTGAGGATAGGTTTAATGTTGCATACATAAGGCCCCTCCTGGGGCTTGGATACAAAACGATAAGAGAGCTCGTCAACGAGATATTCATTGTAAAGGAGGAAGAGAGTGAAAAGCTTGAAAAAGGCGACTACGAGACCGAACTGAGACACGCATTAAGGGAAAAAGGAATAAACCCCAGGGATATCTTTCCACCAAGGCATGTTCAGTCAAGGGTAGTTGGGCTGAGATGA
- a CDS encoding cobalamin B12-binding domain-containing protein, giving the protein MVERSKVRVLIAKPGLDGHDRGAKVVARALRDAGYEVIYTGIRQTPEQIVEAVVEEDIDVLGISILSGAHMVLIPKILKLLEERGIRPNDDILVVAGGIIPPDDAEELKKMGVAEVFGPGTPLQEIIEFIDKNVEKLKKFRSS; this is encoded by the coding sequence ATGGTTGAGAGGTCGAAGGTGAGGGTTCTCATAGCCAAGCCAGGTCTTGATGGTCACGATAGAGGTGCAAAGGTTGTTGCAAGGGCGTTGAGGGATGCTGGTTACGAGGTTATTTACACCGGAATAAGGCAAACTCCAGAACAGATAGTTGAGGCTGTAGTTGAGGAGGACATAGACGTTCTAGGGATAAGCATACTCTCAGGAGCTCACATGGTTTTAATCCCAAAGATATTAAAATTACTCGAGGAGAGGGGGATAAGGCCCAATGATGACATACTGGTAGTTGCTGGTGGAATAATACCTCCAGATGACGCTGAAGAACTTAAGAAGATGGGAGTAGCTGAGGTTTTTGGCCCAGGAACTCCTCTTCAGGAGATTATTGAGTTCATAGACAAGAACGTCGAGAAGCTTAAGAAGTTCCGCTCAAGCTAA
- the meaB gene encoding methylmalonyl Co-A mutase-associated GTPase MeaB, which yields MIDELIERLRKGDRKAVARLITLVENDEEKAREIVRKIYPLTGNAYIVGITGPPGAGKSSLLDKLIREARKEGLIVGVIAVDPTSPFTGGALLGDRIRMQGHATDPGVFIRSMATRGSLGGLAKATNDAIKVLDAYGCDIIFVETVGVGQVEVDIVKTADTVVLVTVPGLGDDVQAIKAGLMEIADIFVINKADREGVDATYFELSLTLDFEAEKWEKLGWRPPIIETIATTGKGVKELWEKIKEHKKYLESSGRLEEKRRFRIEEEIKTIASGIIASKVEASIKKGELEDLIREVLAKRIDPYTAADRIIREVM from the coding sequence ATGATAGACGAGCTAATTGAGAGGCTAAGGAAAGGGGATAGGAAAGCAGTTGCAAGGCTCATAACCCTCGTTGAAAATGATGAGGAGAAGGCGAGGGAAATCGTGAGAAAAATTTACCCCTTAACTGGCAATGCTTACATAGTGGGCATTACAGGTCCTCCTGGGGCTGGAAAATCTTCCCTCCTTGATAAGCTGATAAGAGAAGCTAGAAAGGAAGGTTTGATTGTGGGAGTAATAGCCGTTGATCCAACCTCCCCCTTTACCGGTGGTGCTCTCCTTGGGGATAGAATTAGAATGCAGGGGCATGCTACGGATCCTGGGGTTTTCATAAGGAGCATGGCAACTAGAGGTTCTCTAGGGGGGCTTGCAAAAGCCACAAATGATGCGATAAAAGTGCTGGATGCCTACGGCTGTGACATCATATTTGTCGAAACCGTTGGAGTTGGGCAGGTTGAAGTTGACATCGTCAAGACCGCCGATACCGTAGTCCTAGTTACCGTTCCGGGCCTTGGAGATGACGTTCAGGCTATAAAAGCTGGGTTGATGGAGATAGCCGATATATTCGTGATTAATAAGGCCGACAGGGAGGGGGTTGATGCTACTTACTTTGAGTTATCTCTCACTTTAGACTTTGAGGCCGAGAAGTGGGAGAAGCTTGGTTGGAGACCTCCAATAATTGAAACGATTGCAACCACTGGTAAGGGGGTAAAGGAGCTCTGGGAGAAGATTAAGGAGCACAAGAAGTATCTAGAATCTTCAGGAAGGCTTGAAGAGAAGAGAAGGTTTAGGATTGAAGAGGAGATAAAGACGATAGCCTCGGGGATAATAGCGAGTAAAGTTGAGGCTTCAATAAAGAAGGGGGAGCTTGAGGATCTAATCAGAGAAGTGCTTGCTAAAAGGATCGACCCTTACACTGCCGCGGATCGGATAATTAGGGAGGTGATGTAG
- the mce gene encoding methylmalonyl-CoA epimerase, whose translation MFKKIDHVGIAVKNLDEAIKVWEGLGFKVEEVEEVPDQKVRVAVIKVGESRIELLEATSEDSPIAKFIEKRGEGIHHLAIGVENIEAKLEELKEKGYRLIDEKPRIGAGGAKIAFVHPKSVTGVLLELCERKE comes from the coding sequence ATGTTCAAGAAGATAGACCACGTGGGAATTGCCGTTAAGAACCTTGACGAAGCAATAAAGGTTTGGGAAGGCTTGGGCTTTAAGGTTGAGGAGGTTGAGGAGGTTCCGGATCAGAAGGTTAGGGTGGCAGTTATAAAGGTTGGAGAGAGCAGAATTGAGCTTTTAGAAGCAACAAGTGAAGACTCTCCGATAGCTAAGTTCATCGAGAAGAGGGGGGAGGGAATACACCATCTTGCAATTGGGGTGGAGAATATAGAGGCCAAGCTTGAAGAGTTGAAGGAGAAGGGCTACAGGCTTATCGATGAAAAGCCAAGGATTGGCGCGGGAGGTGCAAAGATAGCCTTTGTTCACCCTAAGAGTGTTACTGGAGTACTGTTAGAGTTGTGTGAAAGAAAAGAATGA
- a CDS encoding phosphoribosyltransferase: protein MKSFPAYLASWEDIEEWAKAGAWKVLESGWMPDVIVGLARGGWIAARLYCDYLGVKDLVSIKVEHWGITATPDGRARLKYGAQYDFEGKKVLVVDDITDTGESMSLAYEYMKTRNPAEIRTATLLNIKGSKFVPDYYAKDIDWAWIIFPWNFVEDMINLTNNLFEEKDKLTTDEIIELFKQLHGIEVPKGRLEEALRMAEKRNIFKFENGFWVKV, encoded by the coding sequence ATGAAGTCGTTTCCAGCATACCTCGCTTCTTGGGAGGATATAGAAGAGTGGGCCAAGGCTGGAGCATGGAAGGTTTTAGAGAGCGGATGGATGCCGGACGTTATAGTTGGCCTCGCAAGGGGAGGATGGATAGCTGCGAGGCTCTACTGTGACTATCTCGGCGTTAAGGATCTCGTAAGCATAAAAGTTGAACACTGGGGGATAACAGCGACCCCTGATGGCAGGGCGAGACTCAAGTACGGTGCACAGTACGACTTCGAGGGGAAGAAAGTTTTAGTGGTTGATGATATCACCGACACTGGAGAGAGCATGAGCTTAGCCTACGAGTACATGAAGACCAGAAACCCCGCAGAGATAAGGACAGCCACACTCCTAAACATAAAAGGCTCAAAGTTCGTTCCGGATTACTACGCTAAAGACATTGACTGGGCCTGGATAATATTCCCGTGGAACTTCGTTGAGGACATGATAAACTTAACTAACAACCTGTTCGAGGAGAAAGATAAGTTGACAACGGATGAAATTATAGAGCTGTTCAAGCAACTCCACGGCATTGAAGTTCCTAAAGGGAGACTTGAAGAAGCCCTGAGGATGGCCGAAAAGAGGAACATTTTTAAGTTCGAGAACGGCTTCTGGGTCAAGGTGTGA
- a CDS encoding asparagine synthetase A has protein sequence MNAVEIVSRNVAPALELQTRVLDYMTDFFVRKGFKWLLPIILSPITDPLWPDPVEEGMKPAEVEVYGTKMRLTHSMILHKQLAIAMGLKKIFILSPNIRLESRSKDDGKHAYEFTQLDFEIEGAKMKDVMKLIEELIHGLFRKAEEWTGREFPKARHFKVFDYREILDEFGSDEKASREMDEPFWVVNIPREFYDREVDGYWRNYDLVLPYGYGEVSSGGEREWEYEKIISKIRQAGLSEEAFRPYLEIAKAGKLKPSAGAGIGIERLVRFIVGAKHIAEVQPFPRIPGIPAAI, from the coding sequence ATGAATGCAGTTGAAATAGTGTCAAGAAATGTCGCCCCAGCATTGGAACTCCAAACTAGAGTATTAGATTACATGACCGACTTCTTCGTTAGAAAGGGGTTCAAATGGCTCCTCCCAATAATACTCAGCCCAATAACTGATCCATTGTGGCCAGATCCAGTGGAAGAGGGAATGAAGCCAGCAGAAGTGGAAGTTTACGGAACCAAGATGAGGCTAACGCATAGTATGATACTTCATAAGCAACTAGCAATAGCCATGGGACTAAAGAAGATCTTCATACTCTCGCCAAACATCAGGCTGGAAAGCAGGAGCAAAGATGATGGAAAGCATGCCTATGAGTTCACACAGCTTGACTTCGAGATTGAAGGCGCGAAGATGAAGGATGTTATGAAGTTAATTGAAGAACTAATCCACGGCCTCTTCAGAAAGGCTGAAGAGTGGACGGGAAGGGAGTTCCCGAAGGCTAGACACTTCAAGGTCTTTGATTACAGGGAGATACTAGACGAGTTTGGAAGTGACGAGAAGGCAAGCCGAGAGATGGACGAGCCCTTCTGGGTGGTTAACATACCAAGGGAGTTCTACGATAGGGAAGTTGACGGCTACTGGAGAAACTATGATCTTGTGCTCCCCTATGGCTATGGTGAAGTTTCAAGTGGTGGTGAGAGGGAGTGGGAATATGAAAAGATAATATCAAAGATTAGGCAGGCAGGACTTAGTGAAGAGGCCTTCAGGCCGTACCTTGAGATTGCAAAGGCTGGAAAGCTAAAGCCGAGTGCAGGAGCTGGCATTGGCATTGAGAGGCTCGTCAGGTTCATAGTTGGGGCAAAGCATATTGCAGAGGTTCAACCGTTTCCCAGGATCCCTGGGATCCCAGCGGCTATCTGA
- a CDS encoding phosphoadenosine phosphosulfate reductase domain-containing protein — protein MRKRGPVVLGRFWIHWCEKCNVPLISDKCSVHGERGVFRIDLTPPGDVRFAFKRDIELIREVFMRHYGVDLREILEDKIVLLNKIPSEDDAYEIIFDGFIFGLIIFDPIKLEWRPALKLEGAKLLWEKFGKKMRKWVIIDEGAVEPVKKGANVLPVGIIEAEESIKKNDEVVVVSESGKVIGVGIAKKDYKGLVSRERGTGVKMKRKAQGSGKRIEGKKATIEDVIRANRIALEEKAEEAKEFMKKVSKKYKLPVAVAYSGGKDSLAVLGLALETFKEFTVFFNNTGIEFPETLENVEEIRRELEPKGIKFVIADAKDAFWRAINVFSPPGMDYRWCCKVTKLGPITLAIERYFPQGVLMFVGQRKFESFKRYKQGRVWRNIWVPNEIGAAPIFHWTALEVWLYIFSRGLKYNKLYERGIDRIGCFLCPSQSLAEIEKLKREKPELWEKWYNELEKWRKRLNLPEEWITYGFWRWRRLGKREKVLANELGIEIPEERKWEPIKFSIKEEGEKYRVEISTKINLKRIKEVASILGEVTERSGLLIVGENEFYGGTNYILSPTLDEAYASFFLVRRAYECVGCGVCVTKCPERAIRIDRKRMKIVVDPEKCTHCRECMEVCPLVVIKGVDIGSQL, from the coding sequence GTGAGAAAGAGAGGACCAGTTGTCCTAGGGAGGTTTTGGATACATTGGTGTGAGAAATGTAACGTTCCTCTAATCTCGGACAAATGTAGTGTTCACGGCGAGAGGGGAGTTTTTAGAATAGATTTAACGCCTCCAGGCGACGTTAGGTTTGCATTTAAGAGGGATATTGAGCTGATCAGGGAGGTCTTTATGAGACACTACGGAGTTGATTTGAGGGAGATTTTAGAGGACAAGATTGTTTTACTCAACAAGATTCCAAGTGAAGATGATGCCTATGAGATAATTTTTGACGGATTTATATTCGGACTTATAATATTCGACCCCATAAAGCTTGAGTGGAGACCCGCCCTAAAGCTCGAGGGTGCAAAACTTCTCTGGGAAAAGTTTGGGAAGAAAATGAGGAAGTGGGTGATAATTGACGAAGGTGCTGTGGAACCAGTAAAGAAAGGAGCTAACGTCCTTCCAGTTGGTATAATTGAGGCTGAAGAGAGCATAAAGAAGAACGATGAAGTTGTGGTGGTAAGCGAAAGTGGGAAAGTTATTGGAGTTGGAATAGCTAAAAAGGACTACAAAGGACTAGTATCGAGAGAGAGGGGAACCGGGGTTAAGATGAAGAGGAAAGCTCAGGGCAGCGGGAAGAGAATTGAAGGAAAAAAGGCAACGATTGAAGATGTGATAAGGGCCAACAGAATTGCCTTAGAGGAGAAGGCTGAGGAAGCAAAGGAGTTCATGAAAAAGGTCTCAAAGAAGTATAAGTTACCAGTAGCGGTAGCTTACTCTGGAGGAAAAGACAGCTTGGCTGTCCTAGGATTGGCACTTGAAACGTTTAAAGAGTTCACGGTTTTCTTCAATAATACAGGGATAGAGTTTCCAGAAACACTTGAAAATGTGGAGGAGATAAGGAGAGAGCTGGAGCCCAAGGGAATAAAGTTCGTCATTGCAGATGCTAAGGATGCATTCTGGAGAGCAATAAATGTTTTTTCTCCCCCTGGGATGGACTACAGATGGTGTTGCAAGGTTACCAAGCTTGGCCCGATAACGCTCGCTATAGAAAGGTATTTCCCCCAGGGAGTGCTTATGTTCGTCGGCCAGAGAAAGTTCGAGAGCTTCAAGAGGTACAAGCAAGGGAGAGTGTGGAGAAACATCTGGGTTCCCAACGAGATAGGTGCAGCACCTATATTTCACTGGACGGCCTTAGAAGTCTGGCTCTACATATTCTCCCGAGGTTTGAAGTACAATAAACTATACGAGAGGGGAATAGACAGAATAGGCTGCTTCCTCTGCCCAAGCCAATCTTTAGCTGAAATAGAGAAGCTAAAAAGGGAAAAGCCAGAGTTGTGGGAGAAGTGGTATAATGAGCTGGAAAAGTGGAGGAAGAGACTTAACCTCCCAGAAGAGTGGATAACGTACGGTTTCTGGAGATGGAGGAGGCTCGGGAAGAGGGAGAAGGTTCTAGCTAATGAGCTCGGTATAGAAATTCCAGAGGAAAGGAAGTGGGAGCCCATAAAGTTCAGCATAAAAGAGGAGGGAGAGAAGTACAGAGTTGAGATAAGTACAAAGATAAACCTGAAAAGGATAAAGGAAGTAGCTTCAATTCTTGGAGAAGTTACGGAAAGGTCTGGACTTTTAATTGTGGGTGAGAACGAGTTCTATGGGGGAACAAACTACATATTATCGCCAACATTAGATGAAGCTTATGCCTCCTTCTTCCTCGTGAGAAGGGCCTATGAGTGCGTGGGCTGTGGAGTATGCGTAACTAAGTGTCCGGAGAGGGCTATAAGAATTGATAGAAAGAGGATGAAGATAGTTGTTGACCCAGAGAAATGCACCCATTGCAGGGAGTGTATGGAAGTCTGCCCCTTAGTCGTTATCAAAGGTGTCGATATAGGTAGTCAACTTTAG
- a CDS encoding CBS domain-containing protein: MAPKILVEQVVKRKAVVVRPDDTIHKVAKVLSRNKVGSAVVMEKDDILGIVTERDILDKVVAKGKDPRQVKVKEIMSKNPVKIEYDYDVQDAIELMTEKGVRRILVTKFGKPIGFVTATDLLAALTSQNHEEEEEKSEEEPEVYGMCELCGQYGHLYKVYYEGREIWVCENCKDLIEGR; the protein is encoded by the coding sequence ATGGCGCCAAAGATACTAGTGGAGCAGGTTGTCAAGAGAAAGGCGGTTGTAGTTAGGCCCGATGACACTATTCATAAGGTTGCGAAGGTCCTGTCGAGGAATAAAGTTGGTAGTGCCGTTGTTATGGAGAAGGATGACATCCTTGGCATAGTAACCGAGAGGGATATCCTTGACAAGGTCGTTGCTAAGGGCAAGGATCCGAGGCAGGTTAAAGTTAAGGAAATCATGAGCAAAAATCCGGTTAAGATTGAGTACGATTACGATGTTCAGGATGCAATTGAATTAATGACTGAGAAGGGAGTTAGGAGAATCCTTGTGACGAAGTTTGGCAAGCCCATTGGATTTGTCACTGCAACTGACTTACTTGCAGCATTGACTTCTCAAAATCATGAAGAGGAGGAAGAGAAAAGCGAGGAAGAACCTGAGGTTTACGGCATGTGTGAGCTCTGCGGTCAGTATGGACATCTCTACAAGGTTTACTATGAGGGTAGGGAGATCTGGGTTTGCGAGAACTGTAAGGATCTAATCGAGGGACGATGA